In one Prosthecochloris aestuarii DSM 271 genomic region, the following are encoded:
- the msrB gene encoding peptide-methionine (R)-S-oxide reductase MsrB, with the protein MSKEPLPSNPYYSRTDTTKLDLPDSVWEKVLSPEVYEVARQAATERAFSGKYWDYEGIGTYYCAVCGNALFRSDSKFASSCGWPSFFETVRPGSVEYRADSSFGMRRTEVLCGRCGSHLGHLFDDGPPPTGKRFCMNSIVLEFDSDDGGQ; encoded by the coding sequence ATGAGCAAGGAGCCTCTTCCGTCCAACCCCTACTATTCTCGAACCGACACCACGAAACTGGATCTTCCTGATTCTGTCTGGGAGAAGGTCTTGTCTCCGGAGGTCTATGAGGTTGCCCGTCAGGCGGCAACGGAAAGGGCTTTTAGCGGCAAGTATTGGGATTATGAGGGGATAGGGACCTATTATTGTGCCGTCTGCGGCAATGCGCTTTTCCGTTCCGACTCGAAATTTGCAAGTTCGTGCGGCTGGCCCAGCTTTTTCGAGACGGTGCGTCCCGGGAGCGTTGAATACAGAGCGGACAGTTCATTCGGCATGAGGCGTACCGAGGTGCTGTGCGGCAGGTGCGGTTCCCATCTCGGCCATCTCTTCGATGACGGGCCTCCGCCTACCGGCAAGCGGTTCTGCATGAATTCGATCGTTCTCGAGTTTGACTCAGACGATGGCGGGCAATAA
- a CDS encoding IS110 family transposase, giving the protein MQTETERLAAYRQLRTGIRGSEKHLIAGIDIAKDKHYAFFGTATGKTLCKQFTFPNSNEGFELLCSKAETLRLQHQLQQVVIGVEPTANYHKPLADHLVRHGLLVVQVSGVAVKKNRELLDGRWDKHDRKDAANIADLIAQGKCQFYDYPSPAIRELRELLHLKHTLKQEEHRIKTRIRNNLLAQFFPEMDQFMTTCQQDTLAVIGTCCSPEQIATLDYESFFAKVVTVYKGKRQEEHLLRIWQCARASIGCLAGNAPIYEGKVLIDQLLHLRQIIKELDEQIATLCSGFEEYPCLLSIPGIGPAISATILAAIGNPYRFDTTKQVIKLAGLDLSASRSGRSAVNATPIISKRGQAELRYALCQAALVAGSRNTFFRCWFAKKLQGRERERGIVGILRVKLAAKLLVIAWTMMKKKEMFAYERLNNC; this is encoded by the coding sequence ATGCAAACGGAAACTGAGAGATTGGCTGCGTACCGGCAACTGCGGACTGGAATCCGAGGTTCAGAAAAGCATCTGATTGCAGGTATCGATATTGCTAAGGACAAGCATTATGCATTCTTCGGCACCGCCACAGGAAAGACATTATGCAAACAATTCACGTTTCCGAACAGCAACGAGGGGTTTGAACTGTTGTGTTCAAAAGCAGAAACCCTCCGCTTGCAGCATCAGCTGCAACAGGTGGTTATCGGTGTAGAACCGACAGCAAATTATCACAAACCGCTGGCCGATCATCTTGTTCGACACGGATTGCTGGTTGTACAGGTCTCCGGGGTTGCGGTCAAAAAGAATCGAGAACTGCTCGATGGGCGTTGGGATAAGCATGACCGCAAAGATGCGGCCAATATTGCCGATCTTATCGCTCAAGGCAAATGCCAGTTCTATGACTATCCTTCGCCTGCCATTCGTGAGCTTCGGGAACTCCTTCATTTGAAGCACACGCTCAAACAGGAGGAACATCGCATCAAAACCCGTATCAGAAACAACTTGCTTGCACAGTTCTTTCCTGAAATGGATCAGTTTATGACGACCTGCCAGCAGGACACGTTAGCGGTTATTGGAACCTGTTGCTCTCCCGAGCAGATTGCAACATTGGATTATGAGTCGTTCTTTGCCAAAGTTGTCACCGTGTACAAAGGGAAACGACAGGAAGAGCATCTGCTTCGGATCTGGCAGTGTGCCCGAGCATCCATTGGTTGCCTGGCGGGTAATGCGCCAATCTATGAGGGAAAGGTGCTCATTGATCAGTTGCTCCACCTACGCCAGATTATAAAAGAACTTGACGAACAGATTGCAACATTGTGTTCAGGATTTGAAGAGTATCCTTGTCTGTTGAGTATTCCCGGTATTGGCCCTGCTATTTCAGCAACCATTTTGGCAGCTATCGGTAATCCCTACCGGTTCGATACGACAAAACAGGTCATCAAACTTGCCGGCCTTGATTTAAGCGCCTCTCGCAGCGGGCGATCCGCAGTGAATGCAACACCGATTATTTCCAAAAGAGGGCAGGCTGAACTGCGCTATGCGCTCTGTCAGGCGGCACTGGTGGCAGGATCACGCAATACGTTTTTCCGGTGCTGGTTTGCCAAAAAATTGCAGGGACGTGAGCGTGAACGAGGGATCGTGGGAATTCTCAGGGTCAAACTGGCAGCAAAACTACTCGTTATTGCCTGGACTATGATGAAGAAGAAAGAAATGTTTGCTTATGAGCGACTGAACAACTGCTGA
- a CDS encoding IS3 family transposase has translation MKTRRSWIGSDESIPITRQCELTGASRSTFYHKPSVIMLDPDEKVLLDLIDEEFTRHPFYGSRRMSHYIRQQGYQVNRKRVQRLMRVLSLAGMAPGPKTSEPHPEHRVYPYLLRGVNVTHPNQVWSADISVPQ, from the coding sequence ATGAAAACGCGCAGGAGCTGGATCGGTAGCGATGAGTCAATACCGATCACCAGACAGTGCGAACTGACGGGTGCGAGCAGATCAACGTTTTATCACAAGCCGAGCGTTATCATGCTCGATCCTGATGAGAAAGTATTGCTGGACTTGATTGATGAAGAGTTTACAAGGCATCCATTTTACGGCAGTCGCAGGATGTCACACTACATTCGTCAGCAAGGCTATCAGGTCAATCGTAAACGAGTGCAACGACTCATGCGAGTATTGAGCCTTGCCGGTATGGCTCCCGGTCCGAAAACCAGTGAGCCACATCCAGAACACAGAGTGTATCCCTACCTGTTGCGCGGTGTCAATGTCACGCATCCGAACCAAGTCTGGAGTGCGGATATTAGTGTGCCGCAGTAA
- a CDS encoding IS630 family transposase (programmed frameshift), with protein sequence MKKYKVKLTQEEREELEAISSKGKHAAQTVLNALILLACDEGQFQKQRSINEEISRVLNVSMKTIDRVKKRFVEEGFEAVLTRKPSTYQYQSKVDGDLEAHLIALCCSDPPTGYKRWSLRLLADKAVEMEYVDRISHETVRQGFKKNVLKPWKTEGWVIPPVQNGDFVAQMEVVLDTYKYPYDPLYRVLCMDESPKQLIAETRLPVLPKPGNLARYDYEYSRKGVCNIFIAAKFLVDIERHYRHAEKITLVMDNLNTHKPGWLYETFNPRKAKALLDRFEFVYTPKHGSWLNMAEIELRVLSNQCLNSKIKSIMEVRRQVGAREKERNNKEAVINWRFTTDDARIKLKRLYPSSCV encoded by the exons ATGAAGAAATACAAAGTAAAGTTGACTCAAGAGGAACGCGAAGAGCTGGAGGCTATCAGCAGCAAGGGAAAGCATGCTGCCCAGACTGTCCTGAATGCGCTTATTCTTCTTGCATGCGACGAAGGGCAGTTCCAGAAGCAGCGTTCAATTAATGAAGAGATCTCTCGGGTATTGAACGTAAGCATGAAAACCATTGACAGGGTTAAAAAACGCTTTGTTGAAGAGGGCTTTGAGGCCGTACTCACCAGAAAACCATCGACGTACCAGTATCAAAGCAAAGTGGATGGCGATCTGGAAGCTCATTTGATTGCCTTATGTTGCTCAGACCCGCCAACCGGTTATAAGCGATGGTCCCTGCGTCTTTTGGCAGACAAGGCCGTTGAAATGGAATATGTTGATCGGATTTCCCATGAAACCGTCAGGCAGG GCTTTAAAAAAAACGTCCTTAAGCCCTGGAAAACCGAAGGCTGGGTAATTCCGCCAGTACAGAATGGTGATTTTGTCGCACAAATGGAAGTGGTGCTGGACACCTACAAGTATCCGTATGATCCCTTGTATCGGGTACTCTGCATGGATGAATCACCGAAACAGTTGATTGCCGAAACGAGGTTGCCGGTTCTGCCAAAGCCAGGCAACTTGGCCCGTTACGATTACGAGTACAGCCGAAAAGGGGTATGCAACATCTTCATAGCGGCAAAATTCCTTGTGGATATTGAACGACACTATCGTCATGCCGAAAAGATCACGCTCGTCATGGACAACTTGAACACCCATAAACCCGGTTGGCTTTATGAGACCTTCAATCCCAGGAAAGCTAAGGCATTACTCGATCGATTCGAATTTGTCTACACTCCGAAGCATGGCAGTTGGCTGAACATGGCTGAAATAGAACTGCGGGTTCTCTCGAATCAATGCCTGAACAGCAAAATCAAGAGCATAATGGAGGTTCGACGACAAGTTGGTGCTAGGGAGAAAGAACGAAACAATAAAGAAGCTGTCATCAACTGGCGTTTTACCACCGATGATGCACGGATTAAGCTGAAGAGGCTTTATCCGTCATCTTGCGTTTGA
- a CDS encoding zinc ribbon domain-containing protein YjdM produces the protein MSDLPNCPKCSCEYTYEDGFLLVCPECAYEWSPSADSAPQEGRVWKDANGNVLQDGDTVTVIKDLKLKGTSSVIKGGTKVKNIRLVDGDHDIDCKVEGIGPMQLKSQFVRKA, from the coding sequence ATGAGCGATCTGCCAAACTGTCCGAAATGCAGCTGTGAATACACCTATGAGGACGGCTTTCTGCTGGTCTGTCCTGAATGCGCTTACGAATGGAGCCCGTCGGCGGATTCTGCTCCACAAGAGGGCCGGGTGTGGAAGGATGCCAACGGCAATGTGCTGCAGGACGGCGATACGGTGACGGTGATCAAGGACCTCAAGCTCAAGGGCACGTCATCGGTTATCAAAGGCGGCACGAAGGTGAAGAATATCCGCCTCGTCGACGGTGATCATGACATTGACTGTAAGGTTGAGGGTATCGGGCCGATGCAGTTGAAATCGCAGTTTGTCAGGAAGGCGTGA
- a CDS encoding transposase, with the protein MSKRKRKSFSSDFKARVALEAIHGLKTLNEIAQEFDVHPVQVSTWKKEVQQKATSLFEQKRGPKAVDPVEDPEKLYSEIGRLKVELDWLQKKSGISR; encoded by the coding sequence ATGAGTAAAAGAAAACGGAAAAGTTTCAGCTCGGACTTCAAGGCCAGGGTGGCACTGGAAGCTATTCATGGCCTCAAAACCTTGAACGAGATTGCTCAGGAGTTCGATGTTCACCCTGTTCAAGTGAGCACATGGAAAAAGGAAGTACAGCAAAAGGCTACATCCCTGTTTGAACAAAAACGAGGACCTAAAGCTGTTGATCCTGTCGAAGATCCTGAAAAGCTCTATTCAGAGATTGGCCGACTTAAGGTTGAGTTGGATTGGTTGCAAAAAAAGTCAGGAATCTCCCGATGA
- a CDS encoding DUF3597 domain-containing protein, whose amino-acid sequence MSIFNNILGKLGFGKKEEAKPATPAETPAPSQAEPAAATAPAAPAPTPISEVNVMAKLEELAAAHAEKLNWKTSIVDLLKLLGLDSSYGERKKLAAELDCPADKMGDSAQMNIWLHKEVMKKLAENGGNIPAELLD is encoded by the coding sequence ATGAGTATTTTCAACAACATTCTCGGCAAACTCGGTTTCGGCAAAAAAGAAGAAGCCAAGCCTGCAACGCCTGCAGAAACTCCTGCCCCGTCACAGGCAGAACCTGCTGCTGCAACCGCACCAGCCGCACCAGCTCCAACGCCTATCAGCGAAGTCAATGTGATGGCCAAACTGGAAGAGCTTGCCGCTGCACACGCCGAAAAGCTCAACTGGAAAACATCAATCGTCGATCTGCTGAAACTTCTCGGACTCGACAGCAGCTATGGCGAACGAAAAAAACTCGCCGCAGAACTGGACTGCCCCGCCGACAAGATGGGAGATTCAGCACAGATGAACATCTGGCTGCACAAGGAAGTCATGAAAAAACTCGCCGAAAACGGCGGCAACATCCCTGCCGAACTGCTGGATTGA
- a CDS encoding L,D-transpeptidase family protein, whose protein sequence is MRVFYTIAVVATLLCLAQRAHRSKAVAAENSKSSSLQTLSLPVEADSLVVSKDDRLLHLYSDGAVVKSYTIALGFSPRGAKRYLGDGRTPEGRYTIIGRNPQSRYHLSLSISVRRETGKR, encoded by the coding sequence ATGAGAGTTTTTTATACTATCGCTGTCGTTGCAACCCTTCTTTGCCTTGCCCAAAGAGCTCATCGCTCCAAGGCGGTCGCGGCAGAGAACAGCAAAAGCAGTTCATTGCAAACTCTTTCGCTGCCTGTCGAGGCAGACTCTCTTGTCGTCAGCAAGGACGATCGTCTGTTACACCTGTACAGCGATGGGGCTGTCGTGAAGAGTTACACGATTGCGCTTGGCTTCAGTCCGCGCGGTGCGAAGCGGTATCTGGGGGACGGGCGGACGCCGGAGGGGCGTTACACGATTATCGGGCGAAACCCTCAGAGCCGCTACCACCTTTCGCTCAGCATCTCGGTGCGCCGGGAGACCGGTAAGAGATAA
- a CDS encoding class I SAM-dependent methyltransferase gives MHHWNSGGSVSNEDRLETVVDPIDVFRAQWGTYQKVIRENYMFHREISAAYRSMIDTLPGPLKVLDLGCGDACQICDILPPGRVTEYFGCDLSRQALDIARKNLAPFGNRVRLLCDDMLAVLKAAPDNHFDVACSSYALHHLSFEQKKSFFIECRRTLRDKGVFILADIMREEDETPADYYDRYIGRMVTEWVTLTESEQSSVQEHIRSCDYPESPSVLQSMAHEAGFHRCQQLEKRTWHQAWCYGCVDG, from the coding sequence ATGCATCATTGGAATTCAGGCGGCAGCGTCAGCAATGAGGACCGGCTCGAAACGGTTGTGGATCCTATCGACGTTTTTCGGGCGCAATGGGGAACGTACCAGAAGGTTATCAGGGAAAACTACATGTTCCACCGGGAAATCTCGGCAGCCTACAGATCGATGATCGATACCCTCCCCGGCCCGCTGAAGGTTTTGGACCTTGGATGCGGCGATGCCTGTCAGATCTGCGACATCCTTCCTCCCGGGAGGGTTACGGAATACTTCGGATGCGATCTGTCCCGTCAGGCGCTCGATATCGCCCGGAAAAACCTCGCTCCGTTCGGGAACCGCGTCCGGCTCCTTTGCGACGATATGCTTGCTGTGCTGAAAGCGGCTCCCGACAACCATTTCGATGTGGCGTGCTCCAGCTATGCTTTGCATCATCTCTCCTTTGAACAGAAAAAATCGTTTTTCATCGAATGCCGCCGCACTCTGCGCGACAAGGGAGTCTTCATACTGGCCGATATCATGCGTGAGGAGGACGAGACTCCTGCAGATTATTATGACCGCTACATTGGTCGGATGGTGACGGAGTGGGTGACGCTGACGGAGAGCGAACAATCCAGCGTTCAGGAGCATATCAGGAGCTGCGATTATCCCGAAAGTCCTTCGGTGCTGCAGTCGATGGCTCATGAGGCGGGTTTTCATCGCTGCCAGCAGCTGGAGAAGCGTACCTGGCACCAGGCCTGGTGTTACGGGTGTGTAGACGGCTGA
- the ltrA gene encoding group II intron reverse transcriptase/maturase encodes MMQGTEKSDSPIVPEKRANKAGKPVAEFVEGRGGNKRNAGLQSTGRTQSREAVSQAQGRIREAVTRNRGEKLTALLHHISVDCLRWSYFELKKTAATGVDGITWRDYGEGLEENLADLHRRIHTGAYRAQPSRRKYIPKANGQQRPLGIAALEDKIVQRAVVAILTPIYEAEFLGFSYGFRPGRSQHDALDALAYGIKVKKINWVLDADISRFFDTISHEWMIRFLEHRIGDKRIVRLIIKWLKTGVLEDGVRNEAEEGTPQGAVISPLLANIYLHYVYDLWAKQWKEKHCKGDMVVVRFADDSVAGFQNKEDGERFLADLRDRLAKFALTLHPEKTRLIEFGRYAAKNRKRRGQGRPETFDFLGFTHICGEKIGGKGFQLLRKTKRGSVSSKLGEVKKELRRRMHDSVSEQGTWLNSVLRGHYAYFAVPTNTRALSAFRYHVARRWMKSLRRRSQRHRMTWERMVIYIDQYLPNPKILHPWPEQRFCVKHSS; translated from the coding sequence ATGATGCAAGGTACGGAGAAGTCAGACTCGCCCATAGTACCGGAGAAGCGAGCGAACAAAGCGGGTAAGCCCGTAGCGGAGTTCGTGGAGGGAAGGGGTGGGAACAAGAGGAATGCGGGACTGCAAAGCACGGGCCGGACACAGAGTCGGGAAGCCGTGTCCCAGGCGCAGGGCCGCATACGTGAAGCAGTAACCAGAAATCGAGGAGAAAAGCTAACAGCGCTCCTGCATCATATCTCCGTAGACTGCCTGCGATGGTCGTACTTTGAACTGAAGAAAACCGCAGCAACGGGAGTCGATGGGATAACGTGGAGGGATTACGGGGAAGGACTGGAAGAAAACCTTGCAGACCTGCACCGGCGAATACACACGGGAGCGTACCGGGCACAGCCATCGCGCCGGAAGTACATACCGAAGGCAAATGGCCAACAACGACCGCTCGGCATAGCCGCACTGGAAGACAAAATTGTACAGCGGGCAGTGGTGGCGATTCTCACGCCGATCTATGAGGCGGAGTTTCTGGGGTTCAGCTATGGATTCCGACCGGGTCGCAGTCAGCATGATGCGCTGGATGCACTCGCATATGGGATCAAGGTGAAGAAAATCAACTGGGTATTGGACGCCGATATTTCCCGGTTCTTCGACACAATCAGCCATGAGTGGATGATTCGCTTTCTTGAACACCGTATTGGTGACAAGCGGATTGTCCGACTGATTATCAAGTGGCTGAAAACCGGGGTACTGGAAGATGGCGTGCGGAACGAGGCAGAAGAAGGGACACCGCAGGGAGCCGTGATATCACCGCTTCTTGCGAACATCTACCTTCATTATGTCTATGACCTGTGGGCCAAGCAGTGGAAGGAAAAGCACTGCAAAGGCGATATGGTCGTCGTGCGTTTCGCCGACGATAGTGTCGCAGGCTTCCAGAACAAGGAAGACGGCGAAAGATTCCTGGCTGATCTGAGGGATCGACTGGCAAAGTTCGCACTAACGTTGCATCCGGAGAAAACCCGCCTGATTGAGTTTGGCAGGTATGCTGCCAAGAACCGAAAAAGACGGGGACAAGGGCGGCCGGAAACCTTTGACTTTCTCGGATTTACCCACATTTGTGGGGAGAAAATAGGGGGAAAAGGCTTTCAGCTCTTGCGTAAAACGAAACGCGGATCAGTGAGTAGCAAGCTCGGAGAGGTAAAGAAAGAGCTGAGACGGCGAATGCATGACTCAGTATCGGAACAGGGAACGTGGCTGAACAGCGTGTTGAGAGGCCACTATGCCTATTTCGCAGTACCCACAAACACGAGGGCACTATCGGCATTCCGGTATCATGTTGCCAGACGTTGGATGAAGAGCCTCAGGCGACGAAGCCAACGGCACAGGATGACATGGGAACGAATGGTGATATATATTGATCAGTACCTCCCAAACCCAAAGATCCTTCACCCATGGCCGGAACAACGGTTTTGCGTCAAACACTCAAGTTAG
- a CDS encoding L,D-transpeptidase, with protein sequence MREFRLSGTVRGARGNSCPYRDYPDPTDRMRARKAGLHPGGDICIHGWPDSVGQRGAVPLTGDWTLGCIAVTNDEMDELWHAVPVGTPVIIYP encoded by the coding sequence ATGCGGGAATTCCGCTTGTCCGGAACTGTCCGGGGGGCAAGGGGTAACTCTTGTCCCTACCGGGATTATCCTGATCCGACGGATAGGATGCGTGCGCGAAAGGCCGGCCTGCATCCGGGAGGCGACATTTGCATTCACGGCTGGCCGGATAGTGTCGGGCAGCGAGGTGCCGTTCCGCTGACGGGCGATTGGACATTGGGGTGCATTGCGGTGACAAATGATGAAATGGATGAGCTGTGGCACGCGGTGCCGGTCGGTACGCCGGTAATCATCTATCCCTGA
- a CDS encoding DNA alkylation repair protein, translated as MTHLDIQHRLRENADPEKAEHAQRFFKTGKGEYGEGDRFLGIRVPVLRRYVREFQHLALEETAEILQSPYHEERLFALLLLVRKYQKGDRAQQEAVFRLYLKNLQQINNWDLVDSSAPSIVGAWLEERDKTLLYQLAESPNLWERRIAIISTFHLIRNNKFDDALAIARLLIADRQDLIHKAVGWMLREIGKRNIAIEKAFLDRHALTMPRTMLRYAIERFEEDERKRYLERKQ; from the coding sequence ATGACACACTTGGACATCCAGCATAGGCTGCGTGAAAATGCTGACCCTGAAAAGGCAGAACACGCACAGCGCTTTTTCAAAACAGGTAAAGGAGAGTACGGTGAGGGAGACCGGTTCCTCGGGATCCGCGTGCCGGTACTCAGACGTTATGTCAGGGAGTTTCAGCATCTGGCGCTGGAAGAAACAGCGGAGATTCTCCAGTCCCCTTACCATGAAGAACGCCTCTTCGCCCTGCTGCTCCTGGTGAGGAAATACCAGAAAGGAGACAGAGCGCAACAAGAAGCTGTTTTCAGGCTCTATCTCAAAAATCTCCAACAGATCAACAACTGGGACCTGGTCGACAGCTCGGCCCCCTCCATTGTCGGCGCATGGCTTGAAGAGCGCGACAAAACACTGCTTTACCAGCTTGCAGAATCACCGAACCTCTGGGAACGACGAATCGCTATCATCTCCACCTTTCATCTGATCCGCAACAACAAGTTCGATGACGCCCTGGCCATCGCCCGGCTGCTCATCGCCGACAGACAAGACCTCATTCACAAAGCCGTCGGCTGGATGCTGCGCGAAATCGGCAAACGCAACATCGCAATTGAAAAAGCATTTCTCGACCGACACGCCTTGACCATGCCCCGCACCATGCTCCGCTACGCCATCGAACGGTTCGAGGAAGATGAACGGAAAAGATATCTTGAGCGGAAACAATAA
- a CDS encoding MFS transporter, translated as MKTPVDDVLANVEGYDSGPDDGSGSRLKTSALSAFPAFRSRNFRLYFIGQIVSMIGTWLQMVAQGWLVLEMTGSAFWVGVTAAASSLPTLFLSLFGGVIVDRYDRRTILLWTQSASMLLALVLGVFTLTGTVTLAIILVLAFLLGCIAAVATPAIQAFLSEMVDRDQLHSAVALNSSIFNASRVIGPAIAGFMISWIGTGGAFIANGMSYSAVILALLGIHTVSQRTKPAVELSPLQSIREGLLYTRYHPLIRTIILFVAVVSIFGWSFMSMLPVVAKQTFGLGSEGMGFLFSAFGLGSLSGTVLVSMASGRVHGGVMVTGGILLFSLALTAFTFAPEEGVAMGFLFFAGIGLLSAFATMTATVQGLVEDRYRGRVMSIYLMVLMGFMPIGNLQVGMLSEHFGTSVAIRIGSLIVLAATMVLFSLRHRIEGAWNAYERSGEP; from the coding sequence ATGAAAACTCCCGTTGACGATGTGCTGGCTAATGTCGAAGGCTATGATTCCGGGCCTGACGATGGAAGTGGTTCGAGGTTGAAAACGAGTGCGCTTTCGGCTTTTCCTGCATTTAGGAGCCGGAATTTCCGGCTCTATTTTATCGGGCAGATCGTTTCGATGATCGGTACCTGGCTGCAGATGGTGGCGCAGGGGTGGCTGGTGCTCGAGATGACCGGTTCGGCTTTCTGGGTCGGCGTGACGGCTGCAGCATCGTCGTTGCCGACGCTGTTTTTGTCGTTGTTCGGAGGAGTGATCGTCGACCGGTACGACCGTCGGACGATTCTGCTCTGGACACAGTCTGCGTCGATGCTGCTGGCCCTTGTGCTCGGGGTGTTTACGCTGACGGGAACGGTGACACTTGCCATTATTCTGGTGCTTGCGTTTCTGCTTGGCTGCATAGCAGCGGTGGCGACGCCTGCGATACAGGCATTTCTGAGTGAAATGGTTGACCGCGACCAGCTGCATTCGGCCGTTGCGCTCAATTCCTCCATTTTTAATGCCTCACGCGTGATTGGGCCTGCAATAGCCGGGTTTATGATCTCCTGGATCGGGACGGGCGGCGCGTTCATTGCCAACGGCATGAGCTATAGTGCGGTCATTCTTGCCTTGCTCGGCATTCATACCGTTTCGCAGCGCACGAAGCCTGCTGTCGAGCTCTCTCCTCTGCAGTCCATCAGGGAAGGCTTGCTCTATACCCGGTATCATCCTCTCATCAGGACTATTATTCTGTTTGTGGCGGTTGTGTCGATTTTCGGCTGGTCGTTCATGTCGATGCTGCCGGTTGTCGCCAAACAGACCTTCGGCCTCGGGTCGGAAGGGATGGGTTTTCTCTTTTCAGCATTCGGTCTTGGTTCGCTGTCGGGTACTGTGCTGGTCTCGATGGCCTCTGGTCGGGTGCATGGCGGCGTGATGGTGACCGGAGGGATCCTTCTCTTTTCCCTTGCCTTGACGGCGTTTACCTTTGCACCGGAAGAAGGTGTTGCGATGGGGTTTCTTTTTTTTGCCGGTATCGGCCTTCTTTCAGCGTTCGCCACCATGACGGCCACGGTGCAGGGACTGGTGGAGGACCGTTACCGGGGCCGGGTGATGAGCATTTACCTGATGGTCCTGATGGGGTTCATGCCGATCGGTAATCTGCAGGTAGGCATGCTTTCCGAGCACTTCGGCACCTCGGTTGCCATCAGGATCGGCAGCCTCATTGTGCTTGCGGCAACGATGGTCCTTTTCAGCTTGAGGCATCGGATCGAAGGGGCGTGGAACGCCTACGAGCGATCCGGGGAACCTTGA